The Clostridium sp. AWRP genome has a window encoding:
- the hemW gene encoding radical SAM family heme chaperone HemW yields MQDKNVDVKKAVALYIHIPFCKKKCLYCDFPSYSGKEKLMVSYTKALAKDIESIGDRKIRTIFIGGGTPTYLSLESWNNIYEALKKINAEDNLEFTVEGNPGTFTEDKFKVLRKLGVNRLSIGLQAWQNSILKCIGRIHTLEDFLKTYDMARKFKFSNINIDLMFGLPGQTIEDWKESLQNVVKLNPEHISCYSLIVEKGTPFYNAHQLKNLNLPGEEQERQMYYFTLDFLSKIGYEQYEISNFSKKDRKCKHNLIYWNMEEYIGCGAGAHSYVDGYRYRNTPNIEEYILQGNLNQFLRLDKHKNSICDSMEEFVFMGLRKIDGISTEDFYRRFNKNIYSVYGDVIEKYIKMGILIKEGHMLYLSKRGIEVSNSVMCDFILT; encoded by the coding sequence ATGCAAGATAAAAATGTAGATGTTAAAAAGGCTGTGGCTCTATATATACACATACCATTCTGTAAAAAAAAGTGCCTTTATTGTGATTTCCCATCTTATAGTGGGAAAGAAAAACTTATGGTAAGTTATACAAAAGCACTAGCTAAAGATATAGAATCTATAGGAGATAGAAAAATAAGAACTATATTTATAGGTGGGGGGACTCCCACCTATTTATCATTAGAATCCTGGAATAACATATATGAAGCATTAAAGAAAATAAATGCAGAGGATAATTTAGAATTTACAGTGGAAGGTAATCCGGGTACATTTACAGAAGACAAATTCAAAGTTTTAAGGAAGCTGGGAGTAAATAGACTTAGTATAGGTCTTCAGGCTTGGCAAAATTCTATACTTAAATGTATAGGAAGAATTCATACTTTAGAAGATTTTTTAAAGACATATGACATGGCAAGAAAATTTAAATTTTCAAATATAAACATAGATCTTATGTTTGGACTTCCAGGTCAGACAATAGAAGATTGGAAAGAATCATTGCAAAATGTAGTTAAGTTGAATCCAGAACATATATCTTGTTATAGTCTTATAGTGGAAAAAGGTACTCCATTTTACAATGCACATCAATTAAAAAACTTGAATTTGCCTGGAGAAGAACAAGAAAGACAGATGTATTATTTCACACTTGATTTTTTGTCTAAAATAGGATATGAACAATATGAAATATCCAATTTTTCAAAGAAAGATAGAAAATGCAAACATAATTTAATTTATTGGAACATGGAGGAATATATAGGCTGTGGGGCAGGTGCCCATTCTTATGTAGATGGTTATAGGTATAGAAATACCCCAAATATAGAAGAATATATTTTACAGGGAAATTTGAACCAGTTTTTAAGATTAGATAAACATAAAAATTCTATCTGTGACAGTATGGAGGAATTTGTATTTATGGGTCTTAGAAAAATAGATGGAATTTCTACAGAAGATTTCTATAGGAGATTTAACAAGAATATTTATTCTGTATATGGGGATGTAATTGAAAAGTACATAAAGATGGGTATTTTAATAAAAGAGGGACATATGCTGTACTTAAGCAAAAGAGGAATAGAAGTATCTAACAGTGTAATGTGTGATTTTATATTGACATAA
- the hrcA gene encoding heat-inducible transcriptional repressor HrcA: MEMDERKIKILQAIVNDYINTAEPVGSRTIAKKYNLGVSSATIRNEMADLEEMGYLEQLHSSSGRIPSNNGYRLYVDKLMQIPNLSQEEMYIIKSQIIDAALFEVDKILKQAVCLLSELTKLTSIVRAPSVKRGYIKHVQLINIESSTNILLVLIIDSGIIKNNLIKVGKTISDDTLVKLSNMLNIRLKNLSAEQINLEVINNLKNDFQGYEDIFNNIISALYDSLNSVDNSNIYTQGATNIFNYPEYKDIEKAREFLSMMDNKDKVSSLLNSNSNISVKIGKENYTEGAEDCSVVSAVYSLNERPIGEIGVIGPTRIPYSKVISILANVVKEMNYILSNAYSDEK; encoded by the coding sequence ATGGAAATGGATGAAAGAAAAATAAAAATACTTCAGGCAATAGTAAATGATTATATAAATACTGCTGAGCCTGTTGGATCCAGAACCATAGCTAAAAAATATAATTTAGGTGTAAGTTCAGCTACTATAAGAAATGAAATGGCGGATCTGGAGGAAATGGGTTATTTAGAACAACTTCACAGTTCTTCAGGAAGGATACCTTCCAATAATGGATACAGGTTGTATGTTGACAAATTGATGCAGATACCCAATTTGAGCCAAGAAGAAATGTATATAATAAAATCACAGATTATAGATGCAGCTTTATTTGAGGTGGATAAAATATTAAAGCAGGCTGTTTGTCTTTTATCGGAGCTCACCAAACTTACTTCTATAGTTAGAGCACCTTCAGTTAAAAGGGGTTATATAAAGCATGTACAGTTAATAAACATTGAATCAAGCACCAATATATTATTGGTACTTATAATTGATAGTGGTATTATAAAGAACAATTTGATAAAGGTAGGAAAAACTATTTCAGATGATACTCTTGTTAAATTAAGTAATATGCTAAACATCAGATTAAAGAATTTAAGTGCTGAACAGATAAATTTAGAAGTTATAAATAATTTAAAAAATGATTTCCAAGGATATGAAGACATATTCAATAATATAATTTCTGCATTGTATGATAGTCTAAATAGTGTAGATAATTCCAATATATATACCCAGGGGGCTACAAATATTTTTAATTATCCGGAATATAAGGATATAGAAAAGGCAAGAGAATTTTTATCTATGATGGATAATAAAGATAAAGTTAGCAGCTTACTGAACAGTAATTCAAATATTTCAGTAAAAATTGGTAAGGAAAATTATACAGAAGGTGCAGAAGATTGCAGTGTTGTATCTGCTGTTTACAGTTTGAATGAAAGACCTATAGGTGAAATTGGAGTCATAGGACCTACAAGGATACCTTATTCTAAAGTCATATCGATACTTGCAAATGTAGTAAAGGAAATGAATTATATTTTAAGTAATGCCTATTCTGATGAAAAATAG
- the grpE gene encoding nucleotide exchange factor GrpE, with protein MLKDKGDNVKDLNEECENDSENEKKDKDNESVDESTEDNSEEELEETEDKEINFMGELKKENSKLKDENKKVINELDSIKDRLARVMAEYDNFRKRTVKEKDNIYSDACKDILKEVLPVLDNLERAVNVEGNAEDLKKGIEMTMKQFNDALSKLNVEEIPCEGEFDPNLHNAVMHIEDDKYDKNSIVEVLQKGYKREDKIIRYSMVKVAN; from the coding sequence ATGTTAAAGGATAAAGGTGATAATGTAAAAGACCTTAATGAAGAATGTGAAAATGATTCAGAAAATGAAAAAAAAGATAAAGATAATGAAAGTGTAGATGAAAGCACAGAGGATAATTCAGAAGAGGAATTAGAAGAAACAGAAGATAAAGAGATAAATTTCATGGGAGAATTGAAAAAAGAAAATTCTAAATTAAAAGATGAAAATAAAAAGGTCATAAATGAATTGGATTCTATTAAAGATAGACTTGCAAGAGTTATGGCAGAGTATGATAACTTTAGAAAAAGAACTGTTAAAGAGAAGGACAATATTTATTCTGATGCTTGTAAGGATATATTAAAAGAAGTTTTACCAGTATTAGATAATTTGGAAAGGGCAGTAAATGTAGAAGGAAATGCAGAAGATTTGAAAAAAGGTATAGAGATGACAATGAAACAATTTAATGATGCCCTTTCAAAATTAAATGTAGAGGAAATTCCTTGCGAAGGAGAATTTGATCCAAATCTACATAATGCAGTTATGCATATAGAAGATGATAAATATGATAAAAATTCTATAGTAGAAGTATTGCAAAAAGGATATAAAAGAGAAGACAAAATAATCAGATACAGCATGGTTAAAGTAGCAAATTAA
- the dnaK gene encoding molecular chaperone DnaK: MSKIIGIDLGTTNSCVAVMEGGDPAVIANSEGARTTPSVVSFQANGERLVGQVAKRQAITNPDKTIMSIKRQMGTNHKVNIDGKDYTPQEISAMILQKIKADAEAYLGETVTEAVITVPAYFNDSQRQATKDAGKIAGLNVRRIINEPTAASLAYGLDKTDTSQKIFVYDLGGGTFDVSILELGDGVFEVKATNGDTHLGGDDFDQKVMDYIAEDFKAKNGIDLRNDKMALQRLKEAAEKAKIELSASTQTNINLPFITADATGPKHIDMNLTRAKFNELTQDLVERTIEPMRKALNDAGLTINDINKIILVGGSTRIPAVQEAVKNFTGKDPSKGVNPDECVAVGAAIQAGVLTGDVKDVLLLDVTPLTLGIETLGGVATPLIDRNTTVPTKKSQVFSTAADGQTSVEIHVVQGERKMAADNKTLGRFTLSGIAPAPRGIPQIEVTFDIDANGIVNVSAKDKGTGKEANITITASTNLSDDEINKAVDEAKKFEEQDKKRKESIDIKNNADQSVYQTEKTLKDLGDKVSAEDKKTVEEKIEALKKIKDGEDLEAIKKATEDLTQTFYGITSKIYSQNAQAGQNPGADPNMGAGQNPGAGAGSQGSSEKKDDNVVDADYKVDDDK; this comes from the coding sequence ATGTCAAAAATAATAGGTATTGATTTAGGAACAACTAATTCATGTGTTGCAGTTATGGAAGGTGGAGATCCTGCAGTTATAGCAAATTCAGAAGGAGCAAGAACAACTCCATCAGTAGTATCATTTCAGGCAAATGGAGAAAGATTGGTAGGTCAAGTTGCCAAAAGGCAGGCAATAACAAATCCTGATAAGACAATAATGTCAATAAAAAGACAAATGGGAACAAACCATAAAGTAAATATAGATGGAAAAGATTATACACCACAGGAGATATCTGCAATGATACTTCAAAAAATAAAGGCAGATGCTGAAGCTTATTTAGGAGAAACTGTAACTGAAGCAGTTATAACAGTACCAGCATATTTTAACGATAGTCAGAGACAGGCAACTAAAGATGCAGGTAAGATTGCAGGATTAAATGTACGTAGAATAATAAATGAACCAACAGCTGCATCACTTGCTTATGGACTTGATAAAACTGATACAAGTCAAAAGATATTTGTATATGACTTAGGTGGAGGTACTTTTGATGTATCCATACTAGAACTTGGAGATGGAGTATTTGAAGTTAAAGCTACAAATGGTGATACTCATCTAGGTGGAGATGACTTTGACCAGAAAGTTATGGACTATATAGCAGAAGATTTCAAAGCTAAGAATGGTATAGACTTAAGAAATGATAAAATGGCACTTCAAAGATTAAAAGAAGCAGCTGAAAAAGCAAAAATTGAACTATCAGCATCTACTCAAACAAATATAAACTTACCATTTATTACAGCAGATGCAACTGGTCCAAAACATATAGATATGAATTTGACAAGAGCAAAATTTAATGAGTTGACTCAAGATCTAGTTGAAAGAACAATTGAACCTATGAGAAAAGCATTAAATGATGCAGGACTTACAATAAATGATATAAATAAGATTATATTAGTTGGTGGTTCTACAAGAATACCAGCTGTTCAGGAAGCAGTTAAGAATTTTACTGGTAAGGATCCATCAAAGGGAGTTAACCCTGATGAATGTGTAGCTGTAGGAGCTGCAATTCAGGCTGGAGTTTTAACTGGAGATGTAAAAGATGTATTACTCCTTGATGTTACACCTCTTACACTTGGAATTGAAACTTTAGGAGGAGTTGCCACTCCACTTATTGATAGAAATACTACAGTACCAACTAAGAAGAGTCAGGTATTTTCAACTGCAGCAGATGGCCAGACTTCAGTTGAAATTCACGTAGTTCAAGGTGAAAGAAAGATGGCTGCTGATAATAAAACTCTTGGAAGATTTACACTTTCAGGAATAGCTCCAGCTCCAAGGGGAATTCCTCAAATTGAAGTTACATTTGACATAGATGCCAACGGTATAGTAAATGTATCTGCTAAAGATAAAGGAACAGGAAAAGAAGCTAATATAACAATTACGGCTTCAACTAATTTAAGTGATGATGAAATAAACAAGGCAGTAGATGAAGCTAAGAAGTTTGAAGAACAGGATAAAAAGAGAAAAGAATCCATAGATATAAAAAATAATGCAGATCAATCTGTATATCAGACGGAAAAGACATTAAAGGATTTGGGAGATAAGGTATCAGCTGAAGATAAGAAAACTGTAGAGGAAAAAATTGAAGCTTTAAAGAAGATAAAGGATGGAGAAGATTTAGAGGCAATAAAGAAAGCTACTGAAGATTTAACTCAAACTTTCTATGGAATTACATCTAAAATATATAGTCAAAATGCTCAAGCAGGACAAAATCCAGGAGCAGATCCCAATATGGGAGCAGGACAAAATCCAGGAGCAGGAGCAGGTTCTCAAGGCTCATCAGAAAAAAAAGATGACAATGTAGTTGATGCAGATTATAAAGTAGATGATGATAAATAA
- the dnaJ gene encoding molecular chaperone DnaJ — translation MAQKDYYEVLGLEKGASDEDIKKSFRKLALKYHPDRNPNDKKAEEKFKEINEAYQVLSDPQKKAQYDQFGTTDFNGGGDAGFGGFGGFDFSDMGGFGDIFDSFFGGGGGFGSSSRRRNAPQKGADLEYTLNLAFEEAVFGVEKEINIARNEKCEACGGTGAKKGTQPHTCDKCGGTGQMRTQRNTPLGSFVSMSTCDKCGGKGTIIKDPCPECRGKGAVRKHRKIKVRVPAGVDNGNIIPLRGQGESGKNGGQSGDLYVNIRVSSHSKFKRKGFDIYTDTHISFGKASLGTSLKVATIDGDVKYDVPSGTQSGTVFRLKGKGVPRVNGHGRGDQYVNVIVDVPKDLNEKQKEAIIMLMEASGEVPAGESGKKSIFDKLKHHH, via the coding sequence ATGGCACAGAAGGACTATTATGAAGTACTTGGACTTGAAAAAGGTGCAAGTGATGAAGATATAAAAAAATCATTTAGAAAATTAGCATTGAAATACCACCCAGATAGGAATCCCAACGATAAAAAAGCTGAAGAAAAATTTAAGGAAATAAATGAAGCTTATCAAGTACTCTCAGATCCTCAGAAAAAGGCACAGTATGATCAGTTTGGAACAACTGACTTCAATGGCGGCGGTGATGCAGGCTTTGGAGGCTTTGGAGGTTTTGATTTTTCAGATATGGGAGGCTTTGGAGATATATTCGATTCTTTCTTTGGTGGAGGAGGAGGATTTGGCTCTAGCAGCAGAAGAAGAAATGCGCCACAAAAAGGAGCAGATCTTGAATATACTCTAAATTTGGCTTTTGAAGAAGCTGTTTTTGGAGTAGAAAAGGAAATAAATATAGCTAGAAACGAAAAATGTGAAGCTTGTGGTGGAACAGGAGCTAAAAAAGGAACACAGCCCCATACTTGTGATAAATGCGGTGGAACAGGGCAGATGAGAACTCAGAGAAATACACCCCTTGGAAGTTTTGTAAGTATGAGTACTTGTGATAAATGTGGTGGAAAAGGAACTATAATAAAAGATCCTTGTCCAGAATGCAGGGGAAAAGGTGCAGTAAGAAAACATAGAAAGATAAAAGTGAGGGTTCCAGCAGGAGTAGATAATGGAAATATAATTCCATTAAGGGGACAAGGAGAAAGTGGAAAGAATGGTGGACAGTCAGGAGATCTTTATGTAAATATAAGGGTTTCATCTCATTCTAAGTTTAAGAGAAAGGGATTTGATATATATACAGATACACATATAAGTTTTGGTAAAGCTTCCCTTGGAACTAGTTTAAAAGTTGCAACTATAGATGGGGATGTAAAGTATGATGTACCATCAGGAACTCAATCAGGAACTGTGTTTAGGCTTAAAGGTAAGGGTGTCCCTAGGGTTAATGGCCATGGTAGAGGTGATCAATACGTAAATGTAATTGTTGATGTACCTAAGGATTTAAATGAAAAGCAGAAAGAAGCTATTATAATGCTTATGGAAGCAAGTGGAGAAGTACCTGCAGGAGAAAGTGGAAAAAAATCTATCTTTGATAAACTTAAACATCACCACTAA
- the prmA gene encoding 50S ribosomal protein L11 methyltransferase has product MDKEWIEVSITTSSEAVEAVSGILYNTEVKGVSIEDSQDVEFKKKHPEDWDYFDESLLKIKDGTAVVKGYYRQDKNLNGYLKYIKDSINNLESFGIDKGKGLITVSKVNEEDWENKWKEYYKPYKVGKNIVVKPIWENYEAKKDDIIVELDPGMAFGTGTHETTKMCIKALEKYIKPEYTVFDIGTGSGILAITSSKLGAKQVTGVDLDPVAVKSASTNVGYNHIKNVNILHGDLMDVVKGKANIVVANIIADVIIFLADGVKNFMLPGGVFICSGIILERKEEVVDKLNKTGFKIEEINEDGEWVCIVASVK; this is encoded by the coding sequence ATGGACAAAGAATGGATAGAAGTCTCAATTACTACTAGCAGTGAGGCAGTAGAGGCGGTTTCAGGAATACTTTACAATACTGAAGTTAAAGGTGTATCTATAGAAGATTCTCAGGATGTAGAATTTAAAAAAAAGCATCCAGAAGATTGGGATTATTTTGATGAAAGCTTGCTCAAAATAAAAGATGGAACAGCAGTAGTAAAAGGATATTATAGGCAAGATAAGAACTTAAATGGATATTTAAAATACATAAAAGATAGCATAAATAACTTAGAAAGTTTTGGCATAGATAAAGGAAAAGGTTTAATTACAGTATCTAAAGTAAATGAAGAAGACTGGGAGAATAAGTGGAAAGAGTACTATAAGCCTTATAAAGTTGGAAAAAATATAGTAGTAAAACCAATATGGGAGAATTATGAAGCAAAAAAAGATGATATAATAGTAGAACTTGATCCAGGTATGGCTTTCGGTACTGGCACTCATGAAACTACAAAAATGTGCATAAAGGCATTAGAAAAATATATTAAACCTGAATATACTGTATTTGACATAGGAACTGGTTCAGGTATACTAGCAATAACTTCTTCAAAACTTGGAGCAAAACAAGTTACAGGAGTGGATTTGGATCCTGTAGCTGTAAAATCTGCGTCAACAAATGTTGGATATAACCATATTAAAAATGTAAACATACTTCACGGAGATCTTATGGATGTAGTTAAAGGCAAGGCGAATATCGTAGTTGCCAATATAATTGCAGATGTTATAATTTTTTTAGCTGATGGAGTTAAGAATTTTATGCTTCCAGGAGGAGTTTTTATATGCTCCGGTATAATATTAGAGAGAAAAGAAGAGGTAGTTGATAAATTAAATAAAACAGGATTTAAAATAGAAGAAATAAATGAAGATGGAGAATGGGTGTGCATAGTAGCATCAGTGAAATAG
- a CDS encoding 16S rRNA (uracil(1498)-N(3))-methyltransferase has product MNKFFVPQEDINFNTAYIRGEDVKHIRKVLRLKCGDKININNCNGKEFLGAIEKIDKDEVVVNIIEELTLYNESKIKIYLFQGLPKSGKMDLIVQKAVELGVYEITPVVTSRVVVKNDSGEFKKVDRWNKIAKEACKQCKRSIIPKVNVPISFKELLSEGECMNLIVVPYENESNVGIKKIVNSIKDKSNLEKIAIVIGPEGGFEEQEIDELKNINSHIVTLGPRILRTETAGFVCISLIMYELGDLGGLY; this is encoded by the coding sequence ATGAATAAATTTTTTGTGCCTCAGGAAGATATAAATTTTAATACAGCCTATATTAGGGGCGAAGATGTAAAACATATACGAAAAGTACTTAGACTTAAATGTGGAGACAAGATAAACATAAATAACTGTAATGGAAAAGAATTTTTAGGTGCTATAGAGAAAATAGATAAAGATGAAGTTGTGGTAAATATTATAGAAGAACTTACTCTATATAACGAAAGTAAGATTAAAATTTATCTTTTTCAAGGGTTACCTAAGTCCGGTAAAATGGATTTAATAGTACAGAAGGCTGTTGAACTTGGAGTTTATGAAATTACCCCTGTTGTTACAAGTAGAGTTGTTGTAAAAAACGATTCAGGAGAATTTAAAAAGGTAGATAGATGGAATAAAATTGCTAAGGAAGCTTGTAAGCAGTGTAAGAGAAGCATAATTCCTAAGGTTAATGTTCCAATTAGTTTCAAAGAACTTTTAAGTGAAGGGGAATGTATGAATCTTATAGTGGTTCCCTATGAAAATGAAAGTAATGTAGGTATAAAAAAAATAGTAAATTCTATAAAAGATAAAAGTAATTTAGAGAAAATAGCTATTGTGATAGGACCTGAAGGTGGATTTGAAGAACAAGAAATAGATGAACTTAAAAATATAAACTCTCATATAGTTACATTAGGGCCAAGAATACTTAGAACTGAAACGGCAGGTTTTGTATGCATATCGCTTATCATGTATGAATTAGGAGATTTAGGAGGTCTTTACTAG
- the mtaB gene encoding tRNA (N(6)-L-threonylcarbamoyladenosine(37)-C(2))-methylthiotransferase MtaB encodes MSTLGCRVNQYETEAMAEKFIQEGYDIVDFEDYADVYVVNTCTVTNMGDKKSRQMIHRARKKNNNAVIAVVGCYSQIAPDKVSEIEGVDVVLGTRNKGDVVYWVSRVSYEGKKIVKVNDVLKNKTFEDLKIDEYQKRTRAFLKIQDGCNRFCSYCAIPFARGAVCSKSPDKIIEEVEKLSHNNFKEIILSGIHIASYGTDIDGDWNLLRILQEIDKVKGIDRVRIGSIDPQFFTEGVIEKISKLEKLCPHFHLSLQSGCDETLKRMNRRYTTSEYEKIVYDIRSAIENASITTDIIVGFPGETEEEFNKTYDFLNRIALSKMHVFKYSRRSGTKAADMPGQVDGKTKDERSSKILELDEKLEKKFMNEFLGYNMDVLYEQETHNNGICYEGYTPNYIKVITKCEKDLDLEGKILCTQLESTKDGYIEGKLKKFI; translated from the coding sequence ATGTCTACTTTAGGATGTAGGGTAAATCAGTATGAAACTGAAGCTATGGCTGAAAAATTTATACAAGAGGGATATGATATTGTAGACTTTGAAGATTATGCAGATGTGTATGTAGTAAATACTTGTACTGTAACCAATATGGGAGATAAAAAATCTAGACAGATGATACATAGGGCTAGGAAAAAAAATAATAATGCTGTAATTGCTGTAGTAGGGTGTTATTCTCAAATTGCACCAGACAAAGTATCGGAAATAGAAGGGGTAGATGTAGTCCTAGGAACTAGAAATAAAGGAGACGTAGTATATTGGGTAAGTAGGGTCTCTTATGAAGGAAAAAAAATAGTCAAAGTAAATGACGTATTGAAAAATAAAACATTTGAAGACTTAAAAATAGATGAATACCAAAAGAGAACGAGAGCTTTTTTAAAAATTCAAGATGGGTGTAATAGATTTTGTTCTTATTGTGCAATACCTTTTGCCAGGGGAGCTGTGTGCAGTAAGTCTCCAGATAAAATAATTGAGGAAGTAGAGAAATTATCTCATAATAATTTTAAAGAGATTATACTTTCAGGTATACATATTGCATCTTATGGTACAGATATAGATGGAGACTGGAATCTTTTAAGAATATTGCAGGAAATAGATAAAGTAAAAGGCATCGATAGAGTTAGAATTGGATCTATAGATCCTCAATTTTTTACAGAAGGCGTTATAGAGAAAATATCAAAATTAGAAAAATTATGTCCTCATTTTCATCTTTCACTTCAAAGTGGGTGCGATGAAACTTTAAAGAGAATGAACAGGAGATATACCACTTCAGAATATGAAAAAATAGTATATGATATAAGAAGTGCCATAGAAAATGCATCTATAACTACAGATATCATAGTTGGGTTCCCTGGAGAAACAGAAGAAGAATTTAATAAAACTTACGACTTTTTAAATAGAATAGCTCTTTCCAAGATGCATGTATTTAAATACAGCAGGAGAAGTGGGACTAAAGCTGCAGATATGCCTGGACAGGTAGATGGTAAAACTAAGGATGAAAGAAGTAGTAAGATATTGGAGCTAGATGAAAAATTAGAAAAGAAGTTTATGAATGAGTTTTTGGGATATAATATGGATGTACTCTATGAACAAGAAACTCACAATAATGGAATATGCTATGAAGGCTATACACCAAATTATATAAAGGTAATAACAAAGTGTGAAAAAGATTTAGATTTGGAAGGAAAAATCTTATGTACACAACTTGAAAGTACAAAAGATGGATATATAGAAGGAAAATTAAAAAAATTTATTTGA
- a CDS encoding histidine triad nucleotide-binding protein, whose translation MEDCIFCKIIKGEIPSEKIYEDDMVLSFKDIEPAAPVHVLIIPKKHIGSINDLTEDDSKIIAHIYLVAKQIATKLGIDEKGYRIVTNCGEEAGQTVHHVHFHLLGGRSFAWPPG comes from the coding sequence ATGGAAGACTGTATTTTTTGCAAGATAATAAAAGGTGAGATTCCATCTGAAAAAATATATGAAGATGATATGGTACTAAGTTTTAAAGATATAGAACCAGCTGCACCGGTACATGTACTTATAATACCTAAGAAACATATAGGAAGTATAAATGATCTTACCGAAGATGATTCTAAAATAATTGCTCATATATATTTAGTTGCAAAACAGATTGCAACTAAACTTGGTATAGATGAAAAAGGATATAGAATTGTAACTAACTGTGGAGAAGAGGCAGGACAGACAGTACATCATGTTCATTTTCATTTATTAGGCGGTAGATCGTTTGCATGGCCTCCGGGCTAA
- the rpsU gene encoding 30S ribosomal protein S21 encodes MSEIKVGENETIESALRRFKRKCARAGVLSEVRKREHYEKPSVKRKKKSEAARKRKFK; translated from the coding sequence ATGTCAGAAATAAAAGTTGGAGAAAATGAAACTATAGAAAGTGCATTGAGAAGATTTAAGAGAAAATGTGCTAGAGCTGGTGTTCTTTCAGAAGTTAGAAAAAGAGAACACTATGAAAAACCAAGTGTAAAGAGAAAGAAAAAATCAGAAGCTGCAAGAAAGAGAAAATTTAAATAG
- a CDS encoding GatB/YqeY domain-containing protein, whose amino-acid sequence MSLKERLQEDWKNALKSGDKFKANTISMAKAAVLLVEKTDGKKLDDEKIIDIIAKEVKERRESILEFEKGKRQDLVEKAKSEIDILLEYLPQQLSKEEISEIIRNAVNEVGAESIKDMKKVMAIVMPKTRGRADGKLVSQIVKEHLN is encoded by the coding sequence ATGTCTCTTAAAGAAAGATTGCAAGAAGACTGGAAGAATGCTTTAAAATCTGGAGACAAATTTAAAGCAAACACTATAAGTATGGCTAAAGCGGCTGTTTTGTTGGTAGAAAAAACTGATGGAAAAAAACTTGATGATGAGAAAATTATAGATATAATAGCAAAAGAAGTCAAAGAGAGGCGCGAATCTATACTTGAATTTGAAAAAGGGAAAAGGCAGGATCTAGTTGAAAAAGCAAAATCTGAAATAGATATCTTGTTGGAATACCTTCCTCAGCAGTTAAGTAAAGAGGAAATTTCCGAAATTATTCGGAATGCAGTTAATGAAGTGGGTGCAGAAAGTATTAAAGATATGAAAAAGGTTATGGCAATTGTTATGCCTAAAACTAGGGGCAGAGCAGATGGCAAACTTGTAAGTCAAATAGTAAAAGAACATTTAAATTAA
- the yqfC gene encoding sporulation protein YqfC, with translation MGDKIYNAKRNIADKLDLPGDIILNMPQIKITGDNEIIIENHRGIIAFDESQIKVNSGIGLISIYGSRFEVLFMGGSTITIGGRFTSIVYEGNK, from the coding sequence ATGGGAGACAAGATATATAATGCAAAACGGAATATTGCAGATAAACTGGATTTGCCCGGAGATATAATATTAAATATGCCCCAAATCAAAATTACAGGAGATAATGAAATAATAATTGAAAATCATAGAGGTATTATAGCATTTGATGAAAGTCAAATAAAAGTTAATTCAGGTATAGGATTGATATCCATATATGGAAGTAGGTTTGAAGTGCTTTTTATGGGGGGAAGCACTATAACTATAGGAGGAAGATTTACATCTATAGTCTATGAAGGAAACAAGTAA